The Salvelinus namaycush isolate Seneca chromosome 5, SaNama_1.0, whole genome shotgun sequence genome segment ACCTTCCTCCTAGCAAAATTAAACACTGTCTGAGTTTTCTCTACAGAGAACCTGAATCACCACAATTAAAAACGTattcaggatcggtgggtcccctgcgggacggttgggctaacataggctaatgcgattagcatgaggttgtaagtaacaagaaaatttcccaggacatatacatatctgatattggcagaaagcttaaattcttgttaatctaactgcagtacAGGAGTGCCAAGTCCAGgaaaaaaggcttctcaacagtttttaccaccaagccataagactcctgaacaggtaaccaaatggttacccggactatttgcattgtgtgcccccccccccccccccccccccgacccctcttttacgctgctgctactctctgtttatcatatatgcatagtcactttaactatacgttcatgtacatactacctaaattggcccgaccaaccagtgctcccgcacattggctaaccgggctatctgcattttgatttgatttgcactgtccaatttacagtagctattacagtaaaataatgccatgctattgtttgaggagagtgcacagttttgaacatgaaaagttattcatatacaaattaggcacatttgtgcagtcttgatacaacattttgaacagaaatacaatggttcattggatcagtctaaaactttgcacatacactgctgccatctagtggccaaaatctcaattgcacttgggctggaataatacattatggcctttctcttgcatttcaaagatgatggtacaacaaaaaaaattaaacggttgtttttttctttgtattatcttttactagatctaatgtgttgtattctcctacattcctttcacatttccacaaacttcaaagtgtttcctttcaaatggtaccaagaatatgcatatccttgctacaggcagttagatttggctatgtcgttttaggcgaaaattggggaaaaagggtccgatcctacGGCCACCACTCTACCTCATCAATTGCTTCCTGTACCTTCCTGACTGTGTATGGCACATTTCTTCCCATCTTTCATAAGGCCCCATCATCTCTAAATAACGACCTACCATTATCCGGCCGTACCGGagagtaaacatcattgatttTGATTGAGAACAACAGAGGACTACTCACGCTCCCCTGCGGTGTATCGTTATCCACCAGGTAGCTGCCTGATAGAGACTTCCTCACGCTCACCAAACAGGaattcctttatccagttgtaCGTTCTTCCTCCTCCCCCAATAATATCAATTTCTATTAACAACCCCTGCAACTACAACAGTCTCCTTGTTCACCTGAGCCTTCCTGACCTCTGCTACTAAGCAGAGCACTGGGTCCATATTTCCCCTACTCTTCCTGAACCCACTCTAATGTGGCGATAATAGCCCCCTGATCTCCAGGAAGTAAGTTAGCCTCTCCGTAATTAAACGTTCCATAATCTTACATACATGTGATGTATGTAGTTGGCCGATAGTTTGTTGGCCTAGTTGGGTCCTTCCCTGGCTTCCTGATTGGTACCACTACTGCTTCCTTCCAGCTGCCTGGTAGTTTCCCTTCCTCCCACCCTCTGTTGTACAACACCAAGGCAAAATATTATGTAAGAAACAATGTTGTCTTAAAGAAATTAAAATACGATTTCTGGATTAGAAATACCAATTAAAAACATACTTTCAGCAAATAAATGTGTTTAAATGTGTAAAAAATTAAAACATGAAAACCCATTCCTTTTTCAGGCTACATCATTGAGCAATAAAACAATGGATGAGCAAAGACacaggagaaaccaacagacgtTCGCCAAagtcaataaaaaaataatatattccagtaaaatgaaaatgaaaaaacCCAGACACAAACCAGAAAGAGACATCAGAGGAAGAGTAATTCATTTGAAAATACAGTTTTATTGACTCTCAGGAATTAATTTTCATGGTTAGTGCAGCAACACAGAATATTTTGGAGATTTATGTACAGGTCACACACGTTAAAAAAAAGCACTCAGATTGCTCAAAAGTATCACAGCAATCAGTTTGGCAAGCAGCAGAGTTGATTAGAGCTGATTAGAACTGATTTACTAAATTGAGTGCATTCATTGAAATTCTCCTTGCAGAAGGTGCCAGATTTGCTAAATGTTTGCATCTATTATTTTGAGTAGGGAATGAACATTTCATGAAACTAGCTATACCACAAAACTATCTTTATCTCCTCTTGTCATTCTATATCTTTGCCCTTCTCATAACCTTTCCTGTCCCGTTTTGTTTTATGGTTTCTGAAAAATACAAAGTAATATGCACACTTGGCAGTGTAGTTGAGTAAATCTGACCCATAACCTAGTTTAGTTTCCAGTTCTGACGTTTCCAGTAAGAATAATCATTTCACTTTTATAGCGCTTTTCATTGCACTAAAACATCTCAAATCGCTTGAAAGACATAAAAAGGATAAGCTATTTAAGAAAACATTTCCATCATTCATGAATGCATGGACGGTAGATCTAGATAATTGGGAAATTCATGGCTTAGTTGAAGTCCTGTGATTCAGTCCAGCCGGATGGCATCCATCTGACAAATGCGTTTGTAGATGTGGTCACACGGTACGTCAAACCAGGTCTGCGAATGGCTGTCCAGGGTGGCACAGTCCTCCCCATGTGATCCTCCTGACTGATGATTGTCAGGCTCAGAGCTATACTCATTCCAATAcctgaaagagagacagagagagagggaaggagagagagagatagagagagagacagagagacagaagggtggaggcagagaaagagagagagggtaggggagagggagagaagtagaaagGCCAAAAACAAAAGGAGGGAGGCAGTTAGGGAAAGGGGTAGAAAAAGAGGAAACAAGAGAAAAgaatgaaagaagaggaagaaggaaAATACAAATTGAGAAAGGGAGCAAGGGAACGAGACAGTGTAGAAAAGTAACTATTTGCCTCCTCTCATTATAACACATGTGATATTGGATTATTTAAAATGGGATTCACATACTTATTTGTCAGTGTTGTGTTGTCCACCCATCTCCAATCCCCTTCCTTCTCTATATCTGATAGGCCAATCCAGAAGTGGTAGTCAAACCCGCCAATCCTCCGGGCCTCTTTTTCCAGAGCGTCCTTACAAGCAAACAGTTATGGTTACAACGAGGGgaatacacatacacaaatacacacacacatacactatctTACATGCTGTTCTTTGCTGTGCAGGATGGTAAGGTGGCTGCCCAGGGATGTACAACTGTCTCTGCTGCTCGGCCAGTCCATCTTGTCATTACTGAAGGAGTAACATTTCTCATCTACATGAATCCAGTCCTCAGGACACTCCCTACACTTCCTtactgtgaggagaggagaggagaaagacaagaggaggagaacaggaaTAGAGAGGTAAAAGAGATGAAGAGGGGAAGATGAAaaggacaaagagagacagatgagTGAATATGCATGGGTCATTAATGTCTTATGAATACTGTACGGTGTACACTTTAAAGTAAAACGGTAAATTATACGTTCATTTTGGGGTATTATCAACAGTATGATACTGTGAAACGttttactgcagcatactgtaaattgTGATGCATTGTGGGAACATTTTGTGGGCGGGGAAAGAATTGCTCTATTTTGAATGGTACTGCATTTCTGTCCCACAGAatacagtattgtactgtattcTTGGAGCAccaaaaaccttttgaccactagtAGGTGCATGGCATTGTTGTTTCTGGCTCTATTTCTGTTTCACCCTTTAGTGAGAGTGCTGTACCAActtaactgtagtagtagtagtagtgccgCATCAATTTAAAATCTAGAGTTGACAAATGCCTGTTAGTAACTGTTAACTTCATggcaacccctttacagtgtaccATTTCTTATGTGAAATAATGTAATAGTGAATGACAGTTGTCTAAAGTATCTATCCACTCTGAATAACACTTAGCCCCCCTTTACCTGTCTTTGAGCAGCTCTGGGCCAGTTTGGAGTAGTCATCACAGAGATAGACATAATGTCCTCGAACTGAGTTCAGCTTCAGGGTCAGAGCTGCTGTCTCCAGGGGAACACTAGGTAACGGCCTGCtaaacactgagagagagagagagagagagagagagagagagagagagagagagagagagagagagagagagagagagagagagagagagagattgagaaagagaATGAAAAAGCAGAATAGAGACCAAATTGAGAGGTCAGATTGGGACAAATTGGTGTTTCTTTAAAAATTGTGAATGCTTTCagtcctgacccctcctgtctcagcctccagtatttatgctgcagtagtttaggTGTCGGGGGGCtcgggtcagtttgttatatatgacccctcctgtctcagcctccagtatttatgctgcagtagtttaggtgtcggggggctagggtcagtctgttatatatggagtatttctcctgtcttatccggtgtcctgtgtgaatttaagtatgatctctctaattctctctctcttttctttctttctttctttctttctttctttctttctttctttctttctttctttctttctttctttctttctttctttctttctttctttctttcttcctttctttctctctttctctctttctttctttcagtcACTcaaaggacctgagccctaggaccatgcctcaggactacctggcctgatgactccttgctgtccccagtccacctggccgtgctgctgctccagtttcaactgttctgcctgcggctatggaaccctgacctgttcaccggacgtgctacctgtcccagacctgctgttttcaactctctagagacagcagtagCGGCAGAGATACTCTGAAtcatcggctatgaaaagccaactgacatttactcctgaggtgctgacctgttgcacccttgaccaccactgtgattattattatttgaccctgctggtcatctatgaacatttgaacatcttggccatgttctgttataatctccacctggcacagccagaagaggactggccacccctcatagcctggttcctctctcggtttcttcctaggttctggcctttctagagagtttctcctagccaccgtgcttctacacctgcattgcttgctgtttggggttttaggctgggtttctgtacagcactttgtgacatcatgtaagaagggctttataaatacatttgattgattgattgattgattgttataACTACTGAACAGCCTGGGCTGCCAGAGACTGAGAGTCCTGGGAGGGAGCAAATTTCACAGTTCTGGACTTTTGTTCCTTTTGGATTGCACAACTGCCACAACTATCGTTACCATTCTGCATGCCAAAAAAGGCATGACGAggaagagtgggggagaggggtggtgctgggttggagagagagaaaaagagacatacatacagagagagagagatgttaactCACAGAGCACGCTCAGAGCGATGTTGGCACAGATGGAGGCCAATAGACCAATCACCACAAAGAGGGCGGTCTGACCTCTGAGACACTCTGACCCCCTCTTCATCCCCTGGGCACCTGATCGGACAGATTACAGCTCAATGCAAAGAGTGACACATTTACATTGGAGTCATTTAGCATTTAACTATAGGTACAAAAAATAACCACATATAACAGTCATTGCAAGTCAAACCTTCTTCAAAATAGCATTAATCTGTCAAATCAGTACCagtaagaaaagacaagtgcGAGTGTGACAGGGCTTTTTTTTTTCATCTGTCATTCACCTTTCATGCTTCAGAAGTTTTTCCTGCCCAGACAAGTCCTTTGACTATGAACATTACCACTCTAATCTATCTGCAACTGCCTACAATTTTACAGTGGGCTAACATGGAACCATAACATTGTAAAAAGGTGACAATCACTTCAAAAAGATTTAAAATCATTTGTTCTAAAGGATTCCAAAGGAACAGATGATAGCCAATAAACTGAAAGACTGTCTGTAAAACTCACACTGACTATTCCCTAAAGAGACACCATGTCCTTAGAGTTATGGTCAATCTCACACTTATGCACGTACGTTAGTACGCatgctagcacacacacacacacacgcacacgcacacgcacccgcacacacacgcacgcacgcacgcacacgcacacacacacacacacacacacacttactgtggTTGTTTAGGATAGGCTTGTTTCCTCTGGAGGATATATCCTCAGTAAACTCGTGTAGACTGGTATAGTTCTCTACCTCCATGATTGAAGTTTCAGTTCTTCACGTGCTCTTCTCACCACAATCCCTGTTTAACTTACTTATACCAACTATTGCAGAATCTCCCGACTTTGTAACTAACGGTAAATAAAGTCACTGCTGGGAAATAAAGTTTGTAATTCCAAACAGCTGAGATGGGAGTTGATTTCGCAATTCTGTTCCATCAAATTGTTTTATCAGTATTTATTGTTCTTCCTCCAGAAATTCACTGGCAGTTCTTTTAGTATTGCATCAAACCTGCTTactcttggtctctctctgtctctgtctctctcgctctccttttgctctctctctctttgtttggaTAAATGCTGAATCTGTCCAGAAGGACTGTGTGATAGGGGGATGAGGCAGGAGAGCgtgtgagtgtcagtgtgtgtgtgtgtgtttgaacaaAAACTCTCAAGAAATTGGAACTGAGACAAGAGTCTGGCGGGAACTGGAAGGAGGGTCCAtcatactgtgtgtgtttgtacggaAAGTACTGGATTAAGGAAATAACGTAATCATGCTGTGAAGTAACGTCTTTGACTGTTTCTCTATGTGATTTGGTGTGTTAGAATCTGGCCAAAATGACTCTGTAACGTGCTAGTGAACTGGAGCCTGGGGGGACGATAGCATGCCAAGTTAAACAACTAGACATCTTACGGGAAGAGGTTGGGCAGCATGCTGTGTATgtccttatgtgtgtgtgtgtgtgtgtgtgtgtgtgtgtgtgtgtgtgtgtgtgtgtgtgtgtgtgtgtgtgtgtgtgtgtgtgtgtgtgtgtgtgtgtgtgtgtgtgtgtgtgtgtgtgtgtgtgtgtgtttgcatataCACGTGGATTTGACGCAGCTGCTCATTTGTGAAAACAAAACAAGTAAACCCATGCTGTTACAGAGCATTCAGCTTAAAGTGCAATGTCATGCTTTTGTTGTAAACCTCTCTGTCAACCTCATGAAAATGCACGGTCATGtttagtgacagagagagaacttTGATCGCTCAAAGTCAACCAATTGCctacactcacaaacacacgccGCGTAGGTATTTAACACCAACTCTGAGTGGAAAGAGAGACACATTCGATTTATGAACGGTTAACTGATCGTGTACCAGTGATATTACACAGGGAACATGGAGAACTACCATTCTAAGCAAGGTAAAATACACTTTCGGTctacaccactgtgtgtgtgtgtgtgtgtgtgtgtgtgtgtgtgtgtgtgtgtgtgtgtgtgtgtgtgtgtgtgtgtgtgtgtgtgtgtgtgtgtgtgtgtgtgtgtgtgtgtgtgtgcgtatgtgcgcgtgcgtatgtgtgtgtgtgcgtgtgtgttcataTTTGTGTGTATCAAATTTGGGCAAGTCACTTTGTTACAATATTTAGGTTAATTGAAATGACTTATAAAAATACATCCTGTATGTAGAACTGTTGCTGGAATATGAATTATCACCTCAATTCTAGTCAGGTTAAACTGTCATCtgactgacatgtacagtatactgtataatataaCTTGAGCTCTCTCTTTGATCAATCCAATCAGGTTCCCAGGGGGGGAAGAAGTGGGCAGGACTTCTGACGTGTCAGACCATCCTCCTTGTGCTGATTGGCCTCTTGGTATCCATCAGCACCAATCAGGCAGCTGCAGAACCCCTGTCAAATGCCACTCAACCTGTGG includes the following:
- the LOC120048303 gene encoding CD209 antigen-like protein C isoform X1; translated protein: MEVENYTSLHEFTEDISSRGNKPILNNHSAQGMKRGSECLRGQTALFVVIGLLASICANIALSVLLFSRPLPSVPLETAALTLKLNSVRGHYVYLCDDYSKLAQSCSKTVRKCRECPEDWIHVDEKCYSFSNDKMDWPSSRDSCTSLGSHLTILHSKEQHDALEKEARRIGGFDYHFWIGLSDIEKEGDWRWVDNTTLTNKYWNEYSSEPDNHQSGGSHGEDCATLDSHSQTWFDVPCDHIYKRICQMDAIRLD
- the LOC120048303 gene encoding CD209 antigen-like protein C isoform X2: MEVENYTSLHEFTEDISSRGNKPILNNHMFSRPLPSVPLETAALTLKLNSVRGHYVYLCDDYSKLAQSCSKTVRKCRECPEDWIHVDEKCYSFSNDKMDWPSSRDSCTSLGSHLTILHSKEQHDALEKEARRIGGFDYHFWIGLSDIEKEGDWRWVDNTTLTNKYWNEYSSEPDNHQSGGSHGEDCATLDSHSQTWFDVPCDHIYKRICQMDAIRLD